A segment of the Xenorhabdus bovienii SS-2004 genome:
CGATCTCTCTATGCGGATCGTTGGGGAGCGATGATAGTCAAAATCGCCACAAGGTACATGCGACCTTCCTCATCATCGGAGGAGTGACGCCTTGTACCCAGTATAACGTATCTATTATTCCGATTTCTTTTATTAGTCTTGTTTTAGGGGAGTTCGCCGTGTCACTTTCGCTTTGGCAGCAATGTCTTGCCCGATTGCAGGATGAGTTACCTGCCACAGAATTCAGTATGTGGATACGACCCCTTCAGGCAGAACTGAGTGATAACACTTTGGCTCTCTATGCCCCCAACCGTTTCGTGCTGGATTGGGTAAGAGAGAAATATATAAACAATATCAATTTGTTATTAAATGATTTCTGTGGTCCTGAAGTACCGTTACTGCGTTTTGAAGTCGGTAATAAGCCTGTTTCACCGAACCAGTCTACATCTCAGAAAATCATTGCCAACATGCCGATAGCTACTGCGCCGTCCAGTTTATCTGTACGCCCAAGCTGGGATAATGCAAAAGCCCAGCCAGAGTTATCCTATCGTTCCAATGTGAACCCAAAACATACGTTCGATAACTTTGTTGAAGGTAAATCCAACCAGCTCGCCAGAGCTGCGGCCCGGCAAGTTGCCGATAATCCGGGAGGCGCATACAATCCGCTGTTCCTCTATGGCGGCACCGGCTTGGGTAAAACTCACCTTTTGCATGCCGTCGGCAATAGCATCATGGCGCGCAAAGCCAATGCAAAAGTGGTATACATGCACTCTGAACGGTTTGTTCAGGACATGGTAAAAGCTTTACAAAACAATGCGATAGAAGAATTTAAACGTTATTATCGCTCAGTGGATGCCCTGCTGATCGATGATATTCAATTTTTTGCGAATAAAGAGCGATCCCAAGAAGAATTCTTTCACACGTTCAATGCCCTGCTGGAAGGTAATCAACAGATTATTCTGACCTCAGATCGCTATCCAAAAGAGATCAATGGCGTCGAAGATCGGTTAAAATCACGTTTTGGCTGGGGGCTGACCGTTGCCATCGAGCCACCGGAACTGGAAACTCGCGTTGCCATTCTAATGAAGAAAGCTGACGAGAACCAAATCCAGTTACCGGGTGAAGTGGCTTTCTTTATTGCCAAACGCCTGCG
Coding sequences within it:
- the dnaA gene encoding chromosomal replication initiator protein DnaA codes for the protein MSLSLWQQCLARLQDELPATEFSMWIRPLQAELSDNTLALYAPNRFVLDWVREKYINNINLLLNDFCGPEVPLLRFEVGNKPVSPNQSTSQKIIANMPIATAPSSLSVRPSWDNAKAQPELSYRSNVNPKHTFDNFVEGKSNQLARAAARQVADNPGGAYNPLFLYGGTGLGKTHLLHAVGNSIMARKANAKVVYMHSERFVQDMVKALQNNAIEEFKRYYRSVDALLIDDIQFFANKERSQEEFFHTFNALLEGNQQIILTSDRYPKEINGVEDRLKSRFGWGLTVAIEPPELETRVAILMKKADENQIQLPGEVAFFIAKRLRSNVRELEGALNRVIANANFTGRAITIDFVREALRDLLALQEKLVTIDNIQKTVAEYYKIKVADLLSKRRSRSVARPRQMAMALAKELTNHSLPEIGDAFGGRDHTTVLHACRKIEQLREESHDIKEDFSNLIRTLSS